A single genomic interval of Caballeronia sp. SL2Y3 harbors:
- a CDS encoding NUDIX domain-containing protein: MKERATIICTRDTKILLVARKRSRWALPGGTIWRKESPEEAARRELEEETGLVVGELRYLFLFGGVNKHHHVFGAVIGDLAIPLPRNEITRCDWFSARQVATLATSIPTREIVALTMHRAGGLRRPHFAFGESGARA; the protein is encoded by the coding sequence ATGAAAGAGAGAGCGACCATCATCTGCACGCGCGACACGAAGATTCTGCTCGTCGCGCGCAAGCGTTCGCGCTGGGCGTTGCCGGGCGGCACGATCTGGCGCAAGGAGTCGCCGGAGGAGGCGGCGCGGCGCGAGCTGGAGGAAGAGACCGGACTGGTCGTCGGCGAACTGCGGTATCTGTTTTTGTTCGGCGGCGTGAACAAGCATCATCACGTGTTCGGCGCGGTGATCGGCGATCTCGCGATTCCGTTGCCGCGCAACGAGATCACGCGCTGCGACTGGTTCAGCGCGAGGCAGGTCGCGACGCTCGCGACCAGCATTCCCACGCGCGAGATCGTCGCGCTGACGATGCATCGCGCGGGCGGCCTGCGGCGGCCCCATTTTGCGTTCGGGGAGAGCGGCGCGCGCGCCTAA
- a CDS encoding FAD-binding oxidoreductase: protein MQESTPHNTGRLAFDVVVIGGGLVGMSIAYGLARGGQRVAVCDGADSAFRAARGNFGLVWVQGKGGRCLPYAQWSRESSERWGAFAAQLRRETGVETGFERPGGIELCETVEELEAGQRLLESLRAQDASLDYHVLDRHALKQRIPAASSALAGGLYSPNDGHASPLYTLRAMQQAFQRHGGVYLPRNEVREIRPRAGGFEVAAASGVLDAGRVVLAAGLDNLRLAPMIGMHAPITPLRGQIMVTERLAPFLDYPTLVVRQTPEGSVLLGDSAEHAGFDDGQTRAVMADIARRARTAFPVLAHARIVRAWGALRIMTPDGLPVYEESRAHPGAFLAICHSGVTLAAAHADVIAPWIAGGAKPPVLQPFVATRFSNSTDAHHV from the coding sequence ATGCAGGAATCGACGCCCCATAACACCGGACGACTCGCCTTCGATGTCGTCGTGATCGGCGGCGGGCTCGTCGGCATGTCGATCGCCTACGGGCTCGCGCGTGGCGGCCAGCGCGTGGCCGTCTGCGACGGCGCGGATTCAGCGTTCCGCGCGGCGCGCGGCAACTTCGGCCTCGTGTGGGTGCAGGGCAAGGGCGGGCGATGCCTGCCGTATGCGCAGTGGTCGCGCGAATCGTCCGAACGCTGGGGCGCGTTTGCCGCGCAGTTGCGCCGCGAAACGGGCGTCGAGACGGGGTTCGAGCGGCCGGGCGGTATCGAGCTATGCGAGACGGTCGAAGAACTCGAAGCCGGCCAGCGCCTGCTCGAATCGCTGCGCGCTCAGGACGCCTCGCTCGACTATCACGTGCTCGACCGCCACGCGCTCAAGCAGCGCATTCCGGCGGCATCGAGCGCGCTGGCGGGCGGCCTCTATTCGCCGAACGACGGCCACGCGAGTCCGCTCTACACGCTGCGCGCGATGCAGCAGGCGTTTCAGCGCCACGGCGGCGTCTACCTGCCGCGCAACGAAGTGCGCGAAATCCGTCCGCGCGCGGGCGGCTTCGAGGTGGCCGCCGCGTCGGGCGTGCTGGACGCGGGGCGGGTCGTGCTCGCTGCCGGTCTCGACAATCTGCGTCTCGCGCCGATGATCGGCATGCACGCGCCGATCACGCCGCTGCGCGGACAGATCATGGTGACGGAGCGCCTCGCCCCGTTCCTCGACTATCCGACGCTCGTCGTGCGGCAGACGCCCGAAGGCTCCGTGCTGCTCGGCGACTCGGCAGAGCACGCCGGCTTCGACGACGGCCAGACGCGCGCCGTCATGGCCGACATCGCGCGCCGCGCCCGCACGGCGTTTCCGGTGCTCGCGCACGCGCGCATCGTGCGGGCGTGGGGCGCGCTGCGGATCATGACGCCCGACGGCCTGCCGGTCTACGAGGAATCGCGCGCGCATCCCGGCGCGTTTCTCGCCATCTGCCACAGCGGCGTCACGCTCGCCGCCGCGCACGCCGACGTCATCGCGCCGTGGATCGCGGGCGGCGCAAAGCCGCCGGTCCTGCAGCCGTTCGTCGCCACGCGCTTTTCGAATTCGACCGATGCACACCATGTTTGA
- a CDS encoding LysR substrate-binding domain-containing protein: protein MTATDLRLRQIEAFRAVMLRHTVTRAAASLHVSQPAVSRLIADLESRVGFVLFERQQGRLVPTAEARVLFEEVERAFVGLDRITQAAQQIRAMRRGSLRVAGSPAVALDLLPAVIARFVETHPGIDVTLLAHSATTVVDKVASGQCDVGLIAEPIPHHAVRSERLADAVMRCIVPRGHRLARKPALRPADLRGERFISFPLSFDARSAIDRVFVDHDVSRDLVIEAQLSQAIVALVANGAGVALIDPVTAAYARQRVAVKPFVPAVPDHFYIVTPASQPLSVACDAFVSAMREAFSALIAG from the coding sequence ATGACCGCCACCGACCTCCGCCTGCGCCAGATCGAAGCCTTTCGCGCCGTGATGCTGCGCCATACGGTGACGCGCGCCGCCGCGTCGCTGCATGTGTCGCAGCCCGCCGTGAGCCGTCTGATCGCCGATCTCGAAAGCCGCGTCGGCTTCGTGCTGTTCGAGCGCCAGCAGGGCAGGCTCGTGCCGACCGCCGAGGCGCGCGTGCTCTTCGAGGAAGTCGAGCGCGCGTTCGTCGGACTGGACCGCATCACGCAGGCCGCGCAGCAGATTCGCGCGATGCGGCGCGGGTCGCTGCGCGTGGCCGGGTCGCCCGCGGTCGCGCTCGATCTTCTGCCCGCCGTGATCGCGCGCTTCGTCGAGACGCATCCGGGCATCGACGTGACGCTGCTCGCGCACAGCGCGACCACGGTGGTCGACAAAGTGGCGTCCGGACAGTGCGATGTCGGGCTCATCGCGGAGCCGATTCCGCATCACGCGGTGCGCAGCGAGCGTCTTGCCGATGCCGTCATGCGCTGCATCGTGCCGCGCGGGCATCGGCTGGCGCGCAAGCCCGCGTTACGCCCCGCCGATCTGCGCGGCGAGCGCTTCATTTCGTTTCCACTGAGCTTCGATGCGCGAAGCGCGATCGACCGCGTCTTCGTCGATCATGACGTGAGCCGCGATCTCGTCATCGAGGCGCAGCTTTCGCAGGCCATCGTCGCGCTCGTGGCGAACGGCGCAGGCGTCGCGCTCATCGATCCCGTCACCGCTGCGTATGCGCGTCAACGCGTGGCCGTCAAGCCGTTCGTGCCCGCCGTGCCGGATCATTTCTACATCGTCACGCCTGCTTCGCAGCCGCTTTCCGTCGCATGCGATGCATTCGTCAGCGCCATGCGCGAAGCCTTTTCAGCGCTCATTGCGGGCTGA
- a CDS encoding SDR family oxidoreductase, with amino-acid sequence MRIKLKPLDQQTIVLTGATSGIGLATARRAAKAGARLMLVARDETALAVLADELTSAGAPAVAYTAADVADESQLQAAADAAIDRFGGFDTWINNAGVSVYGRIADVSLEDQRKLFETNYWGVVNGSRVALKHLRERGGALINLGSELSDVAVPLQGPYVASKHAVKGFTNSLRLELKNEKAPVSVTLIKPAGIDTLFVEHAKNYLDEEPKLPPPVYAPDVAAKAILHAAVHPERDIYVGGASRAMASFGQSAPRLYDAITSLLGVKAQVKGEPKQSGDALYEGGGDLGERSGKNGRVREFSLYTGARLQPPGARAALTGAAAVLLVMMARRYVRQTRDAY; translated from the coding sequence ATGCGAATCAAACTCAAGCCTCTCGATCAACAGACGATTGTCCTCACCGGCGCGACGAGCGGGATCGGTCTCGCCACCGCCCGGCGCGCGGCGAAGGCCGGCGCGCGTCTCATGCTCGTCGCGCGCGACGAAACCGCGCTTGCCGTGCTCGCCGACGAACTCACGAGCGCGGGCGCGCCCGCCGTCGCGTACACGGCCGCCGACGTCGCCGACGAAAGCCAGCTTCAGGCCGCCGCCGATGCCGCCATCGACCGCTTCGGCGGCTTCGATACGTGGATCAACAACGCGGGCGTTTCGGTCTACGGCCGCATCGCCGATGTGTCGCTCGAAGACCAGCGCAAGCTCTTCGAGACGAACTACTGGGGCGTCGTGAACGGCTCGCGCGTGGCGCTGAAACATTTGCGCGAACGCGGCGGCGCGCTCATCAATCTGGGCAGCGAACTATCCGATGTCGCGGTGCCGCTGCAAGGGCCGTATGTCGCTTCGAAGCACGCGGTGAAGGGCTTCACGAACTCGCTGCGCCTCGAACTGAAGAACGAGAAGGCGCCGGTGTCGGTGACGCTCATCAAGCCCGCAGGCATCGACACGCTGTTCGTCGAACACGCGAAGAACTATCTCGACGAAGAGCCGAAGCTGCCGCCGCCGGTCTATGCGCCCGACGTGGCCGCGAAGGCGATTCTTCACGCGGCCGTGCATCCGGAGCGCGATATCTACGTCGGCGGCGCGTCGCGGGCGATGGCGAGCTTCGGCCAGAGCGCGCCGCGTCTTTACGACGCGATCACGAGCCTGCTCGGCGTGAAGGCGCAAGTGAAGGGCGAACCGAAGCAAAGCGGCGATGCGCTTTACGAAGGCGGCGGCGATCTGGGCGAACGCTCGGGCAAGAACGGCCGCGTGCGCGAATTCAGCCTGTACACCGGCGCGCGCCTGCAACCGCCGGGCGCGCGCGCGGCATTGACAGGCGCGGCTGCCGTGCTGCTCGTGATGATGGCGCGGCGCTACGTGCGCCAGACGCGCGACGCTTATTGA
- a CDS encoding ferritin-like domain-containing protein — protein sequence MTEPAEHLLDWLRDAHAMEQQAEQMLRAQSGRLENYPQLKARIDQHLEETLGQQKIVQECIERLGGSTSIMKDLTAKMMAFGQAAGGMTQTDEVVKGAIMSYVFENLEIASYTSLIAAAERCGDAQTKAACERILPQEQAMAQWLLEHIPSISTQYLERSAAGQEAKK from the coding sequence ATGACCGAACCCGCTGAACATTTGTTGGACTGGCTACGCGATGCGCACGCCATGGAGCAGCAAGCCGAACAGATGCTGCGCGCGCAATCCGGCCGCCTCGAAAACTATCCGCAACTGAAGGCTCGTATCGACCAGCATCTGGAAGAAACGCTCGGGCAGCAGAAGATCGTGCAGGAATGTATCGAGCGCCTCGGCGGCTCGACCTCGATCATGAAGGACCTGACCGCGAAGATGATGGCCTTCGGGCAAGCCGCCGGCGGCATGACGCAAACCGACGAAGTGGTGAAGGGCGCGATCATGAGCTATGTGTTCGAGAACCTCGAGATTGCGTCGTACACGTCGTTGATCGCGGCAGCCGAGCGTTGCGGCGACGCGCAGACCAAGGCCGCCTGCGAGCGCATCCTTCCGCAGGAACAGGCGATGGCGCAGTGGCTGCTCGAACATATTCCGTCCATCTCGACGCAATATCTTGAGCGTTCCGCCGCAGGTCAGGAAGCAAAGAAATAA
- a CDS encoding zinc ribbon-containing protein, whose protein sequence is MSAHSGEKAEKTGDFRCAKCHHSTHVTKGHTIPKCPKCGNDTYSTRVREPGNKSS, encoded by the coding sequence ATGTCAGCGCATTCAGGCGAGAAGGCCGAGAAGACCGGCGATTTCCGCTGCGCCAAGTGCCATCACTCGACGCATGTCACGAAAGGCCACACCATTCCGAAGTGCCCGAAATGCGGCAACGACACGTACTCGACGCGCGTTCGCGAGCCGGGTAACAAGAGCAGTTAG
- the glpD gene encoding glycerol-3-phosphate dehydrogenase: MVEPSQWDVLVVGGGINGAGIARDLAGRGARVMLVEQDDLAQHTSSASTKLIHGGLRYLEYREFGLVRKALKEREVLLSIAPHLIAPLRFVMPHVPALRPAWMIRAGLFLYDHLSRRAVLEGSRGVDLRTHFAGAPLVDSITRGFIYSDAAVDDARLVVLNALDAQERGAQIATRTRFVAASRGEREWRVELSDASGHRREVAARAIVNAAGPWVGALAAGDSAARPMRLVKGSHIVTRKLFDHDHAYILQNDDRRIVFAIPWQREYTLIGTTDVDYQGPLADVRIADDEIEYLCAAVNRYFRQPVTAADVVWSYAGVRPLLADGADDAASATRDYRLELDARGAPLVTVLGGKITTYRRLAEEAAEQLAAPLSLTAPAWTHAAPLPGGDMPNADFARFLQAFRERHRFLPAELAERYARAYGTRADAMLDGIDTMSAMGPLLAPGLHEAEAAYLVAHEWAQTADDILWRRTKLGMHASQADVERLSAWLATRDRNQRDALRNSPASAKPAPSAT, translated from the coding sequence ATGGTCGAGCCTTCGCAGTGGGACGTTCTCGTAGTGGGCGGCGGCATCAACGGCGCGGGCATCGCGCGGGATCTGGCCGGGCGCGGCGCGCGCGTCATGCTCGTCGAACAGGACGATCTCGCGCAGCACACGTCGTCCGCGAGCACCAAGCTCATCCACGGCGGTCTGCGCTATCTGGAATACCGCGAGTTCGGGCTGGTCCGCAAGGCGCTCAAGGAACGCGAGGTCCTGCTTTCCATCGCGCCGCATCTGATCGCGCCGCTGCGCTTCGTGATGCCGCACGTTCCCGCGCTGCGCCCCGCATGGATGATTCGCGCGGGCCTCTTTCTCTACGATCATTTGAGCCGACGCGCGGTGCTCGAAGGCTCGCGCGGCGTCGATTTGCGCACGCATTTCGCGGGCGCGCCGCTCGTCGATTCGATCACGCGCGGCTTCATCTATTCCGATGCCGCCGTCGACGACGCGCGGCTCGTCGTCCTCAACGCGCTGGACGCTCAAGAACGGGGCGCGCAGATCGCGACGCGCACGCGCTTCGTGGCGGCATCGCGGGGCGAGCGCGAATGGCGCGTCGAACTGAGCGATGCGTCCGGTCATCGGCGGGAAGTGGCGGCGCGCGCCATCGTCAACGCGGCGGGCCCGTGGGTCGGCGCGCTCGCCGCCGGCGATTCCGCCGCGCGCCCGATGCGGCTCGTGAAGGGCAGCCACATCGTCACGCGCAAGCTGTTCGATCACGATCACGCGTACATTCTGCAAAACGACGACCGGCGCATCGTGTTCGCCATTCCGTGGCAACGCGAGTACACGCTGATCGGCACGACGGACGTCGACTATCAAGGCCCGCTCGCGGACGTGCGCATCGCCGACGACGAGATCGAGTATCTGTGCGCCGCCGTGAACCGCTATTTCCGCCAGCCGGTGACGGCCGCGGACGTCGTCTGGTCGTACGCAGGCGTGCGGCCGTTGCTGGCCGACGGCGCGGACGATGCGGCTTCGGCCACGCGCGACTATCGGCTCGAACTCGATGCGCGCGGCGCGCCGCTCGTCACCGTATTGGGCGGCAAGATCACGACCTATCGCCGGCTCGCGGAAGAAGCGGCGGAGCAGCTCGCCGCGCCGCTTTCGCTGACAGCGCCTGCGTGGACGCACGCCGCGCCGCTTCCCGGCGGCGACATGCCGAATGCGGACTTCGCGCGTTTTTTGCAAGCGTTTCGCGAGCGGCATCGCTTCCTGCCTGCGGAACTGGCCGAACGCTATGCCCGCGCATACGGCACGCGCGCCGACGCCATGCTCGATGGCATCGACACGATGTCCGCCATGGGACCGCTGCTCGCGCCGGGACTCCATGAGGCGGAAGCCGCGTATCTCGTCGCGCACGAGTGGGCGCAAACGGCCGACGACATTCTCTGGCGCCGCACGAAGCTCGGCATGCACGCGAGCCAGGCCGACGTCGAGCGCCTGAGCGCGTGGCTCGCAACGCGCGATCGAAATCAGCGCGATGCGCTGCGCAACAGCCCCGCGAGCGCGAAGCCCGCGCCGAGCGCCACGTAA
- a CDS encoding ABC transporter substrate-binding protein, with the protein MTPHSRKILAAAALAMMTAAASLSASAKEWSTIRMGVDPTYPPFESVAKDGAVQGFDIDLGNALCERLKAKCVWVQSSFDGLIPGLQARKFDVILSSMAATAKRREQIDFTDRLYRNQTRLIARADAHLLPEAAKLAGKRVAVEQGTVQETYAREKWAAAGVEVVPYPSYDQAYADLVAGRVDAVLMDAVQGQLGFLATPRGKGFAFAGDVVYDPKIMGDGDAAGVRKSDADLRDALNGAIAGMLRDGSYRKIEAKYFDFDMYGK; encoded by the coding sequence ATGACCCCACACTCGAGGAAGATTCTCGCCGCCGCGGCGCTCGCCATGATGACGGCGGCCGCCTCGCTTTCCGCGTCCGCGAAGGAATGGAGCACGATCCGCATGGGCGTCGATCCGACGTATCCGCCGTTCGAATCGGTCGCGAAGGACGGCGCGGTGCAGGGCTTCGACATCGACCTCGGCAACGCGCTCTGCGAGCGTCTCAAGGCGAAATGCGTCTGGGTGCAAAGCAGCTTCGACGGCCTGATCCCCGGCCTGCAGGCGCGCAAGTTCGACGTGATTCTCTCGTCGATGGCGGCGACGGCCAAGCGCCGCGAGCAGATCGACTTCACGGACCGGCTGTATCGCAATCAGACGCGCCTCATCGCCCGCGCCGATGCGCACTTGCTCCCGGAAGCCGCGAAGCTCGCGGGCAAGCGCGTCGCCGTGGAGCAAGGCACCGTGCAGGAGACGTATGCACGCGAGAAATGGGCGGCCGCAGGCGTCGAGGTGGTGCCGTATCCGAGCTACGATCAGGCGTACGCCGATCTCGTGGCGGGCCGGGTCGATGCCGTGTTGATGGACGCCGTGCAGGGCCAGCTCGGGTTTCTCGCGACGCCGCGCGGCAAGGGCTTCGCGTTCGCGGGCGACGTGGTGTATGACCCGAAGATCATGGGCGACGGCGACGCCGCCGGCGTGCGCAAGTCCGACGCCGACCTGCGCGACGCGCTCAACGGCGCGATCGCGGGCATGTTGCGCGACGGCTCGTATCGCAAGATCGAGGCGAAGTACTTCGACTTCGACATGTACGGCAAGTAA
- a CDS encoding NAD(P)/FAD-dependent oxidoreductase, protein MTQTTCDLLIVGAGPAGMAAAIEARAAGLSVAVADEGEAPGGQIYRNVAESPLADARVLGDDYAAGRALVERFTASGARHLARCVVWQIAFEEGVVAMLTRSASGAEAGGTLELKARAVLIATGAQERPWPVRGWTLPGVMGVGAAQTLLKSAGLAPSQDAVLAGSGPLLWLFASQLIAAGRSVRAILDTTPAGAFRRALPHALPALCAADYLAKGLRMMRTVAKAGIAVHRGVSDVSIEGETEAQRVQFRDARGARHAIDTSLVLLHQGVIPSTQLARSLGCEHEWDAASACWRPRTDASGRSSIDRVWIAGDGAGIGGAKAAAHAGALAALDIARRLDAIDDATHAAQSRPAQRALRRHLAVRPLLDALYTPPAALRRPADGDVIVCRCEEVSAGEIRRIAALGCQGPNQMKAFSRCGMGPCQGRWCGAIVGELIAEVQQRSVGDVGYYRIRAPIKPVTVEQLADSITLDDDFARGDFPS, encoded by the coding sequence ATGACGCAGACGACCTGCGATCTGCTGATCGTCGGCGCGGGGCCGGCCGGCATGGCCGCCGCGATCGAAGCCCGCGCGGCGGGCCTGTCCGTCGCCGTCGCGGATGAAGGCGAAGCGCCCGGCGGACAGATTTATCGCAATGTCGCCGAATCGCCGCTCGCCGACGCACGCGTGCTCGGTGACGACTACGCGGCCGGACGCGCGCTCGTCGAACGTTTCACGGCAAGCGGCGCGCGGCATCTCGCGCGGTGCGTCGTGTGGCAGATCGCGTTCGAAGAGGGCGTCGTCGCGATGCTCACGCGCAGCGCAAGCGGCGCGGAAGCGGGCGGCACGCTGGAACTGAAGGCGCGCGCCGTGCTGATCGCGACCGGCGCGCAGGAGCGTCCGTGGCCGGTGCGCGGCTGGACGCTGCCGGGCGTGATGGGCGTCGGCGCGGCGCAGACGCTTTTGAAATCGGCGGGACTTGCGCCTTCGCAAGACGCGGTGCTCGCGGGCAGCGGACCGCTGCTGTGGCTCTTCGCTTCGCAACTGATCGCCGCGGGACGCAGCGTTCGCGCCATTCTCGATACGACGCCTGCGGGCGCGTTCAGGCGCGCGCTGCCGCACGCCCTGCCCGCGCTCTGTGCCGCCGACTACCTCGCCAAAGGCCTGCGCATGATGCGCACGGTCGCAAAAGCGGGAATCGCCGTGCATCGCGGCGTGAGCGATGTGTCCATCGAAGGCGAGACCGAAGCGCAACGCGTGCAGTTTCGCGATGCGCGCGGCGCGCGCCATGCCATCGATACATCGCTCGTGCTGCTGCATCAGGGCGTGATTCCGTCGACGCAACTCGCGCGCTCGCTCGGCTGCGAGCACGAGTGGGACGCGGCGAGCGCCTGCTGGCGTCCGCGCACCGATGCGAGTGGCCGCAGCAGCATCGACCGCGTGTGGATCGCCGGCGACGGCGCGGGCATCGGCGGCGCGAAGGCGGCCGCGCACGCGGGCGCGCTCGCGGCGCTCGACATCGCGCGGCGGCTCGATGCAATCGACGACGCGACGCACGCCGCGCAGAGCCGCCCGGCGCAACGCGCGCTGCGCCGCCATCTCGCGGTGCGCCCGCTGCTCGACGCGCTCTACACGCCGCCCGCCGCGCTGCGCCGTCCCGCTGACGGCGACGTGATCGTCTGCCGCTGCGAGGAGGTCAGCGCGGGCGAAATCCGCCGCATCGCCGCGCTCGGCTGCCAGGGGCCGAATCAGATGAAAGCGTTCTCGCGCTGCGGCATGGGGCCGTGCCAGGGCCGCTGGTGCGGCGCGATCGTGGGCGAACTGATCGCGGAGGTGCAGCAGCGCAGCGTCGGCGATGTCGGCTATTACCGCATCCGCGCGCCGATCAAGCCGGTCACGGTCGAACAACTGGCCGATTCCATCACGCTCGACGACGACTTCGCTCGCGGCGACTTTCCAAGCTAG
- a CDS encoding major royal jelly family protein, whose translation MYRLSRCVAAASLAFALVAQSALAEDPSGDVAASEHHGGARLQLVARFEHQVTGVTVSPTGRTFVNFPRWTEDAPISVAELGASGDLRPFPDAEWNAWRNARRDEVSPEDHWVCVQSVVADKQGNLWVLDPGAPAQSLVVPGAPKLAQIDLATNQIAHVFHFDESIAPQGSYLNDVRLSPDGRFVYITDSGARGAIVVIDRTTGVARRLLDGDPSTQADKTVTVTVDGKPLRQTDGRGVNFSADGIALTPDGRYLYWQAVKGKTLYRVATDALQNPQLSAQQVSSRVETVGIDGPADGLLFDRRGRLYVSGVEDHAVRVREGDRLWTLLRDPQLRWPDTFTQGPDGTVYVTDSRIPDMSWFKPDNPIALPTSLYAIRRR comes from the coding sequence ATGTACCGACTGAGCCGCTGTGTCGCCGCCGCAAGCCTCGCCTTTGCATTGGTCGCGCAATCCGCGCTCGCAGAGGACCCATCGGGCGATGTCGCCGCGAGCGAGCACCACGGCGGCGCGCGGCTGCAACTCGTCGCGCGGTTCGAGCATCAGGTCACGGGCGTGACCGTCTCGCCGACCGGCCGCACCTTCGTCAATTTCCCGCGCTGGACGGAGGACGCGCCGATCTCGGTGGCGGAACTCGGCGCGAGCGGCGACCTGCGGCCGTTCCCGGATGCCGAGTGGAACGCGTGGCGCAATGCGCGCCGCGACGAAGTTTCGCCTGAGGATCATTGGGTGTGCGTGCAGTCGGTCGTGGCGGATAAACAGGGCAATCTCTGGGTGCTGGACCCCGGCGCGCCGGCGCAGTCGCTCGTCGTGCCGGGCGCGCCGAAGCTCGCGCAGATCGATCTCGCGACGAACCAGATCGCGCATGTGTTCCACTTCGATGAGAGCATCGCGCCGCAGGGCAGCTATCTGAACGACGTGCGATTAAGCCCGGATGGCCGCTTCGTCTATATCACCGACTCCGGGGCGCGCGGCGCGATCGTCGTGATCGACCGGACGACGGGCGTCGCGCGGCGGCTGCTCGACGGCGATCCGAGCACGCAGGCGGACAAGACCGTGACCGTGACCGTCGACGGCAAGCCGCTGCGTCAGACCGATGGCCGCGGCGTGAACTTCTCCGCCGATGGCATCGCGCTCACGCCCGACGGCCGCTATCTGTACTGGCAGGCGGTGAAGGGCAAGACGCTGTATCGCGTCGCCACGGACGCACTGCAGAATCCGCAATTGAGCGCGCAGCAGGTGTCGTCGCGCGTGGAGACGGTGGGCATCGACGGTCCGGCGGACGGGCTGCTCTTCGACCGGCGCGGCCGGCTGTACGTGTCGGGCGTCGAGGATCACGCGGTGCGCGTGCGCGAGGGCGACCGGCTCTGGACGCTGCTGCGCGATCCGCAACTGCGCTGGCCCGACACGTTCACGCAAGGACCGGACGGCACAGTGTATGTGACCGACTCGCGCATTCCGGACATGAGCTGGTTCAAGCCCGATAACCCGATCGCGCTGCCGACTTCGTTGTATGCGATTCGGCGGAGGTAG
- a CDS encoding (2Fe-2S)-binding protein, protein MFEPLTARPAATVRIHIDGAARHVPSHYSVAAALLESGQAACRATPVTGAARGPFCMMGVCFDCLVEIDDVPNQQACMTRVREGMRVRSMAGRARLA, encoded by the coding sequence ATGTTTGAACCTCTCACCGCTCGCCCTGCCGCGACTGTCCGCATTCATATCGACGGCGCCGCGCGGCACGTTCCCAGCCATTACTCCGTCGCCGCCGCGCTGCTGGAAAGCGGCCAGGCCGCTTGTCGCGCGACGCCCGTCACCGGCGCGGCGCGCGGCCCGTTCTGCATGATGGGCGTGTGCTTCGACTGCCTCGTCGAAATCGACGACGTGCCGAACCAGCAGGCGTGCATGACGCGCGTGCGCGAAGGCATGCGCGTGCGCTCGATGGCCGGCCGCGCGAGGCTCGCATGA
- a CDS encoding MgtC/SapB family protein has translation MGLMPLTLEWRDVFIRLLLAAVAGILIGFDRGESGKVAGLRTTLLVCLAACLSMLEVNALLSQSGKTPESFVQLDVMRLPLGILSGVGFIGAGAIMRKDGLVKGVTTAATLWFVTVVGLCFGGGQLGLGVAGVVLGIIVLWFMKAIEVRIPRENQAQLKITYEPGRFSKEALVESMRARLPSRRRGGRVGTAGGSRRRALRGPLVRRAECARIAAVRRMGDEGGRGADRMVPHALMHHAARGVVQSSGVLRSASTICLPRVCAAFFAASFELNGPSSSAPSKG, from the coding sequence ATGGGGCTGATGCCGCTCACCCTCGAATGGCGCGACGTCTTCATCCGCCTGCTGTTGGCCGCGGTGGCAGGCATCCTGATCGGCTTCGACCGGGGCGAATCCGGCAAGGTCGCGGGCCTGCGCACGACGCTGCTCGTCTGCCTCGCCGCGTGCCTCTCCATGCTCGAAGTCAACGCGCTGCTGTCCCAGTCCGGCAAGACGCCGGAGTCCTTCGTTCAATTGGACGTGATGCGCCTGCCGCTCGGCATTCTGTCGGGCGTCGGGTTCATCGGTGCGGGCGCGATCATGCGCAAGGACGGGCTCGTCAAAGGCGTGACGACGGCGGCGACGCTGTGGTTCGTGACGGTCGTCGGCCTGTGCTTCGGCGGCGGGCAACTCGGGCTCGGCGTCGCGGGCGTCGTGCTCGGCATCATCGTGCTGTGGTTCATGAAGGCAATCGAAGTGCGGATTCCGCGCGAAAATCAGGCACAACTGAAGATCACCTACGAGCCAGGACGCTTCTCGAAGGAAGCGCTCGTCGAATCGATGCGCGCGCGGCTGCCGTCTCGCCGCCGTGGCGGGCGCGTCGGGACAGCCGGGGGATCGCGTCGAAGAGCGTTACGAGGTCCGCTGGTACGGCGCGCCGAATGCGCGCGAATTGCCGCCGTTCGCCGAATGGGCGATGAAGGCGGGCGCGGCGCAGACCGAATGGTCCCTCACGCGCTGATGCACCACGCGGCGCGCGGCGTCGTTCAGAGTTCGGGCGTCTTGAGATCCGCGTCGACGATCTGCTTGCCGCGCGTCTGCGCGGCGTTCTTCGCGGCATCCTTCGAATTAAACGGACCGAGTTCCTCGGCGCCGTCGAAGGGATAG